A portion of the Paenibacillus hamazuiensis genome contains these proteins:
- a CDS encoding DUF4430 domain-containing protein: MNKLFLSAVAIMILAAGCGTQAAQEQGKPQTAAQAEAGGGAGGTAPGASSPGVAAAAPGGEPPAAAPAGSAGQAPAGAPAASASAAVPAGSGAAAPPASASPGTAAPPPASASAGAAAPPSPAAADPAAPAASASALAGAADQTPAAASPAPAADAAPSGQAQAAPAASETAELHISITGDKERGVILKETSVPFKDGMTVLDVLKQVTKDNKIQMEYTGKGAFAYVQGIDNLYEFDGGPKSGWIYKVNGRALGEGAGSYKLKSGDKIEWLYTLDLGADVGAKMK; encoded by the coding sequence ATGAATAAATTATTTCTTTCGGCCGTCGCTATCATGATTTTGGCTGCGGGATGCGGCACGCAGGCGGCACAGGAGCAGGGCAAGCCGCAGACGGCCGCGCAAGCGGAAGCGGGCGGCGGCGCTGGCGGGACAGCGCCCGGCGCGTCATCGCCGGGAGTGGCCGCAGCGGCACCCGGCGGCGAGCCGCCAGCCGCGGCCCCGGCGGGCAGCGCCGGCCAGGCGCCGGCGGGCGCGCCTGCAGCGTCGGCGTCCGCCGCGGTGCCGGCAGGCTCGGGGGCCGCTGCGCCTCCGGCCTCGGCGAGCCCGGGCACTGCTGCGCCGCCGCCGGCCTCCGCGAGCGCGGGTGCAGCAGCGCCGCCGTCGCCCGCTGCGGCTGACCCGGCCGCGCCCGCAGCGTCGGCGTCCGCCCTCGCGGGCGCGGCGGATCAAACGCCGGCTGCAGCTTCGCCTGCGCCGGCCGCCGATGCCGCGCCGTCCGGGCAAGCGCAGGCGGCCCCCGCCGCTTCCGAGACAGCCGAGCTGCATATCAGCATAACCGGGGACAAGGAGCGCGGCGTCATTTTGAAAGAAACGTCCGTGCCTTTTAAGGATGGAATGACCGTGTTGGATGTGCTGAAGCAGGTGACCAAGGACAACAAAATTCAAATGGAATATACGGGGAAAGGCGCTTTCGCCTATGTACAGGGGATCGATAATCTGTACGAATTCGACGGGGGTCCGAAAAGCGGCTGGATTTACAAAGTGAACGGACGCGCTCTCGGAGAGGGCGCCGGCTCTTATAAGCTCAAATCCGGAGACAAAATTGAATGGCTGTACACGCTTGATCTCGGTGCGGACGTAGGGGCGAAAATGAAATGA
- a CDS encoding MFS transporter has product MERENNRTNRPPTAGGAAASGRLVTALCFVLFFSVMNATMFNVALPDIAADFSLSPSAVSWIVTGYSVIYALGSLLFGKLADKYPLKRLITIGLLLFAAASAFGFFANSYALVLIARFVQAAGASCVPALVMLIPVRFFQPEQRGKVMGVIASTIAFSSGLGPIIGGFIAGHLGWNYLFLISLAAPVVLPLIRRSLPEEQVRSGEKVDLVGAALLGGGVAAFMLAVTQFSALWLLGSVVLTALFLWRTGKSPNPFIQLRLFYISGFVNGLVVSFTGFFTVFGVFLLTPIMLKGLYNLDAQTIGFVLFPAAMLAALLGRVGGQLADRRGSKYTLYVALTMLAFGLLCLSAVNGLSPWIIACALPFVNVAFTFMQASLAKAVSSSLPREQTGIGMGVYNLVNFLAGAISGSVLTKAIEFDASSLNFTSLGQPTTFGAVYFVLGLLALADMLWVFWKLERKAVAVPTMGK; this is encoded by the coding sequence GTGGAGAGAGAGAACAACCGTACGAATCGACCGCCAACCGCCGGTGGAGCGGCCGCGTCCGGCCGCCTCGTCACGGCGCTGTGCTTTGTGCTGTTCTTTTCGGTGATGAATGCGACGATGTTCAACGTGGCGCTGCCCGATATTGCCGCCGATTTCAGCTTAAGCCCCTCGGCGGTCAGCTGGATCGTCACCGGATATTCGGTCATTTACGCGCTCGGGTCGCTGCTTTTCGGCAAGCTGGCCGACAAATACCCGCTGAAAAGGCTGATCACGATCGGCTTGCTGCTTTTTGCGGCGGCTTCCGCCTTCGGTTTTTTCGCAAATTCCTACGCGCTCGTATTAATAGCCCGATTCGTCCAGGCCGCAGGCGCTTCCTGCGTGCCGGCGCTTGTGATGCTGATCCCGGTCCGTTTTTTTCAGCCGGAGCAGCGGGGCAAGGTGATGGGCGTCATCGCATCGACGATCGCCTTTTCCTCTGGACTCGGTCCGATTATAGGCGGCTTTATCGCGGGCCATTTGGGTTGGAATTACCTGTTCCTGATCTCGCTGGCCGCCCCGGTCGTGCTGCCGCTTATTCGCCGGTCGCTTCCTGAGGAACAGGTTCGGTCCGGGGAAAAAGTCGACTTGGTCGGAGCCGCCCTGCTCGGTGGCGGAGTAGCGGCATTCATGCTGGCCGTAACGCAGTTCAGCGCCCTGTGGCTGCTAGGAAGCGTCGTTCTCACCGCGCTGTTTCTTTGGAGGACCGGCAAATCGCCCAATCCGTTCATTCAACTCAGGCTGTTTTACATATCCGGCTTTGTGAACGGACTGGTCGTCAGCTTTACCGGATTTTTTACTGTTTTCGGCGTTTTTCTGCTGACTCCCATCATGTTAAAAGGACTGTACAACCTAGACGCGCAAACGATCGGCTTCGTACTGTTCCCGGCCGCCATGCTGGCCGCGCTGCTCGGGAGGGTCGGCGGGCAGCTGGCCGACCGGCGCGGCAGCAAGTATACGCTGTACGTCGCACTCACGATGCTGGCCTTCGGATTGCTTTGTTTATCGGCAGTGAACGGCTTATCGCCCTGGATCATCGCCTGCGCTTTACCCTTCGTCAATGTGGCTTTCACCTTCATGCAGGCGTCGCTGGCCAAAGCCGTTTCTTCTTCTCTGCCGAGGGAGCAAACCGGGATTGGAATGGGGGTTTACAACCTGGTTAACTTTTTGGCTGGGGCGATCAGCGGCTCCGTCCTGACCAAAGCGATCGAGTTTGACGCAAGTTCGCTGAACTTCACCTCGCTCGGGCAACCTACCACGTTTGGGGCGGTGTATTTTGTCCTGGGGCTGCTCGCGCTTGCCGATATGCTGTGGGTGTTCTGGAAATTGGAGCGGAAAGCGGTCGCCGTACCGACAATGGGGAAGTAG
- a CDS encoding NAD(P)/FAD-dependent oxidoreductase, whose protein sequence is MVYDCAIIGGGPAGLNAALVLGRARRSIALIDNNRPRNAVTHASHGFITRDGITPSEFRRIAYEEVLRYPSVDHLQTEIVSVRKLESGFELLDSSDVRVQARKLILATGVKEIFPDIEGFYPLYGKSLFNCPYCDGWELRDQPLVVVSELPTFFHSAKLLFNWSKDLVVCTNGRAPLTDEQKKQLQAKGIVVMEQRIAAFVGQNGRLEHVRFADGTEIPRAGGFVIPRFVQSVPFAEQLGCETTPIGGIATDEWGQTHIPGLFVIGDAAYIGPSQLVLAAASGSRVAMRINTDLSDEEFE, encoded by the coding sequence ATGGTTTACGATTGCGCAATTATTGGCGGAGGACCTGCCGGTCTCAATGCTGCCCTCGTGCTTGGCCGAGCAAGACGAAGTATCGCTTTGATCGACAACAACCGGCCGCGAAATGCCGTTACGCATGCGTCCCACGGTTTTATTACGAGAGACGGCATTACGCCGTCCGAGTTCCGCCGCATTGCTTACGAGGAGGTGCTCCGGTATCCGTCTGTCGATCATTTGCAAACCGAAATCGTTTCCGTTCGCAAGCTGGAGTCCGGGTTCGAGCTGCTCGATTCGTCCGACGTTCGCGTTCAAGCGCGAAAGCTGATTCTCGCGACGGGCGTCAAGGAGATATTTCCGGACATCGAAGGCTTTTACCCGCTGTACGGAAAAAGCTTGTTTAACTGCCCTTATTGCGACGGGTGGGAACTGCGGGACCAACCTCTTGTCGTCGTTTCCGAACTGCCGACCTTTTTTCACTCGGCCAAGCTGCTCTTCAATTGGAGCAAGGATTTGGTCGTCTGCACAAACGGCCGGGCGCCTCTGACGGATGAACAAAAAAAGCAGCTCCAAGCCAAAGGCATTGTGGTCATGGAGCAGCGTATTGCGGCGTTCGTCGGTCAAAACGGGCGCTTGGAGCATGTCCGGTTCGCGGACGGAACCGAGATTCCGCGGGCCGGAGGTTTCGTGATTCCCCGATTCGTGCAAAGCGTACCGTTCGCGGAGCAGCTCGGCTGCGAAACAACGCCTATCGGCGGGATTGCGACCGATGAATGGGGACAAACCCATATCCCCGGCTTATTTGTCATTGGAGATGCTGCGTACATCGGGCCCTCTCAATTGGTGCTTGCCGCGGCGTCCGGCAGCCGGGTCGCCATGAGGATAAATACGGATTTGTCGGACGAGGAGTTTGAGTGA
- a CDS encoding ABC transporter ATP-binding protein, giving the protein MAVAILEIRELSFRYAAGERTVLDRITLDVEQGEFVLLCGTSGCGKTTLLRHIKKELEPVGVRSGEVLFQGRPLGSLEARPLARQIGMVQQSPENQTVTDRVLPELVFAMENVGFEPDLMRRRAAELSNYFGLDPLLDKHVFELSGGQKQLVQLASVLALQPRLLLLDEPTAQLDPLAARELIRLLQRINQDLGLTIVMAEHRFEELLPVADRVVVMDEGSIRHVGTPREAVRAMWSDGDRKWKHFVPPVPRFFLQLAEEGPAGDSLPLTVKEGRQLLSRMPAFGAIAGSAGAATSKADALLSAGRSAGSSAGAPALGMNTAASSAGAPSMPASARSADSASGAAPAPDANLATAGSKAVNASPGAAEKSFAGGLAAGLSSGANPAGDGRSQPLVLLECRDLVLQYTPRDAAPVLKNASLRVCRGEVLAILGANGSGKTTLLKALAGVLKPQKGKLLLDGKELGKWKAHERAARIGFLDQNPLTFFIEETVEMELRQAAGRGRERLEAAGIAGDAVDGMPGTAAAPNLGVSRTSSVAEIASAFGLSHALDRHPCDLSAGEQQLAALAAVLLAGPELLLLDEPTKGLDPEAKRRWGERLSELRRMGRTVVMVTHDVEFAAEHATRCAMMFNGAIAAEGAPASFFRDNLYYTTAMTQLLGEQWGGGIAPQRPEECI; this is encoded by the coding sequence ATGGCTGTGGCGATCCTGGAAATCCGGGAGCTGAGCTTCCGTTATGCGGCCGGAGAGCGTACGGTTCTTGACCGGATCACCCTTGACGTAGAGCAGGGGGAGTTTGTGCTGCTGTGCGGAACGTCCGGGTGCGGCAAAACGACGCTGCTCCGCCATATCAAAAAAGAGCTGGAACCGGTAGGGGTGCGAAGCGGCGAGGTGCTGTTTCAAGGCCGGCCGCTCGGCTCGCTTGAAGCGAGGCCACTCGCGCGGCAGATCGGGATGGTGCAGCAAAGCCCGGAAAATCAGACGGTCACGGACCGGGTGCTGCCCGAGCTGGTGTTTGCGATGGAAAATGTCGGCTTCGAACCCGATCTGATGCGGCGGCGGGCGGCGGAGCTGTCCAATTATTTCGGGCTTGATCCGCTGCTGGACAAACACGTGTTCGAGCTATCGGGCGGGCAAAAGCAGCTCGTGCAGCTCGCTTCCGTACTCGCCCTGCAGCCGCGGCTGCTGCTGCTCGACGAACCGACGGCGCAGCTCGATCCGCTGGCCGCGCGGGAGCTGATCCGGCTGCTTCAGCGGATCAATCAGGATTTAGGCCTGACGATCGTCATGGCCGAACACCGCTTTGAAGAGCTTCTGCCGGTGGCGGACCGGGTGGTCGTGATGGACGAAGGTTCGATCCGGCACGTCGGTACCCCCCGCGAAGCGGTTCGGGCGATGTGGTCGGACGGTGATCGCAAATGGAAGCATTTTGTTCCGCCGGTTCCGAGGTTCTTTTTGCAGCTGGCGGAAGAGGGGCCGGCAGGCGACAGTTTGCCGCTGACCGTCAAGGAAGGACGGCAGCTGCTGAGCCGCATGCCCGCATTCGGCGCGATAGCAGGCTCGGCGGGGGCGGCCACATCGAAGGCCGATGCTCTTTTGTCGGCTGGACGGTCGGCTGGATCCTCGGCAGGCGCACCAGCTTTAGGCATGAATACGGCCGCATCCTCGGCGGGTGCGCCTTCGATGCCGGCTTCAGCACGATCGGCAGACTCTGCCTCGGGGGCCGCTCCAGCGCCGGACGCAAACTTGGCGACAGCAGGCTCAAAGGCGGTAAACGCATCCCCCGGAGCTGCGGAGAAGTCTTTTGCAGGAGGCTTGGCAGCCGGCCTGTCTTCCGGCGCGAATCCGGCCGGGGATGGCCGTTCACAGCCTCTGGTTTTGCTGGAGTGCCGCGACCTCGTCCTGCAGTATACGCCCCGGGATGCCGCGCCGGTGCTGAAAAATGCTTCACTGCGCGTCTGTCGCGGAGAAGTGCTCGCCATTCTCGGCGCGAACGGCTCCGGCAAAACGACGCTGCTGAAAGCGCTGGCCGGCGTTCTGAAGCCGCAGAAGGGGAAGCTGCTTTTGGACGGGAAGGAGCTTGGCAAATGGAAGGCCCACGAACGGGCCGCACGGATCGGCTTTCTGGATCAAAACCCGTTGACCTTTTTTATCGAGGAAACGGTGGAAATGGAGCTCCGGCAGGCGGCGGGCCGCGGCCGGGAGCGCCTGGAAGCGGCAGGCATCGCGGGCGATGCTGTTGACGGGATGCCGGGTACTGCCGCCGCTCCCAACCTCGGCGTCTCCCGCACCTCCTCCGTCGCCGAAATCGCAAGCGCGTTTGGGCTGTCCCATGCGCTGGACAGGCACCCATGCGATCTGAGCGCCGGGGAGCAGCAGCTGGCGGCGCTTGCCGCCGTGCTGCTGGCCGGCCCGGAGCTGCTGCTGCTCGACGAGCCGACGAAGGGGCTCGACCCCGAGGCCAAACGCCGGTGGGGAGAGCGGCTGAGCGAGCTGCGGCGGATGGGCAGGACCGTCGTCATGGTCACGCATGACGTGGAATTTGCCGCAGAGCACGCCACCCGGTGCGCGATGATGTTCAACGGGGCGATCGCGGCCGAAGGTGCACCCGCATCGTTTTTTCGCGATAACTTGTATTATACG
- a CDS encoding energy-coupling factor transporter transmembrane component T: protein MNSGFRSFHPFPCFFFYAGCFTLGMIVNHPVYVVTLLLLSALLILLERELAALASTLKFYLPIGMLYVLLNPLFAHRGRHILFYFWDQPVTLESIVYGLLSMISLLVILVLFISFNAVMTPSRFLYLFGSVFPKIGLLVVMSMRFVPLLRRRLADISAVQKTKGIDIGHGNLRKRMKDGMKLLQILLTISLEDALQTADAMKAKGYGSGARSRYEEFAMRSRDWGLSAVLAALLAGCITFRILGYGTYRVFPSLGTVTLQGWEMLSYGCFVLFAAVPVIIEAREVWLWRSWKSGS, encoded by the coding sequence ATGAACAGCGGGTTCCGTTCCTTTCACCCGTTTCCCTGCTTTTTCTTTTACGCGGGCTGCTTTACGCTCGGCATGATCGTGAACCACCCGGTTTACGTCGTCACCCTGCTGCTGCTTTCCGCGCTGCTCATCCTGCTCGAGCGGGAGCTTGCGGCGCTTGCAAGCACGCTGAAGTTTTACCTGCCGATCGGCATGCTGTACGTGCTGCTCAATCCGCTGTTTGCCCACCGCGGCCGCCATATTTTGTTTTATTTCTGGGATCAGCCGGTCACGCTGGAATCGATCGTTTACGGACTGTTATCCATGATCAGCTTGCTCGTGATCCTGGTGCTGTTCATTTCGTTTAACGCGGTGATGACGCCGTCCCGGTTTCTTTACCTGTTCGGATCGGTCTTTCCGAAAATCGGGCTGCTCGTCGTCATGTCGATGCGCTTTGTTCCGCTGCTGAGACGCCGTCTTGCCGACATTTCCGCCGTGCAGAAAACGAAGGGCATCGACATCGGGCACGGAAACCTGCGCAAAAGAATGAAGGACGGCATGAAGCTGCTGCAAATTTTGCTGACCATAAGCCTTGAGGATGCACTGCAAACGGCGGATGCCATGAAGGCGAAAGGGTACGGCTCCGGGGCGCGCAGCCGGTACGAGGAATTTGCGATGCGTTCCAGAGATTGGGGCCTGTCCGCGGTGCTTGCCGCGCTTTTGGCGGGGTGCATCACATTCCGGATTCTCGGGTATGGGACGTACCGGGTTTTTCCATCGCTGGGTACTGTCACTCTTCAGGGCTGGGAGATGCTGTCGTACGGCTGCTTTGTACTGTTTGCCGCGGTGCCCGTCATCATTGAAGCAAGGGAGGTATGGCTGTGGCGATCCTGGAAATCCGGGAGCTGA
- a CDS encoding S-layer homology domain-containing protein, which produces MKRCTYLKKTGLILLSWCLLLSVLGGTPSAYADEAGKGQITVPQAMEDAARYIMTVDGNALTDWDAYALAKAGKPVPVSYLAAISAQLEQNGGRYSNVTDYARIALGVKAAGGNPEQIAAGKTTLNFIQSIYDNDAMTAQGTNGAIYSLLALSSGTYGIPQNAKWSADKIAAWLIQQQNEDGGWPLAAGGVSSVDITASAIGALSAYKSLPGVQQAIDEGVDWLSAVQLTNGGFSEKGIGESSESAAQVIMALSAAGVDARSTDFTKAGGNPLSYLFSYRQSDGGFAHVTGGPSGAGATGQSLMALAAYEAFTGGNSGSYEAVLSSGNGGTTGAVNAAVRVVGPDKVIADGYATAKTAYEAVTQVLKIAGIKYEETPEHFFLSVNGISGSGGTYWYYNVKRQGVWDYTNTNMLGLYDYELRSGDEIYLYYSGYDTALVKSIEVTPALPVAGQAFQVKVQQSVWNWVYNREDVTVASSVYVELGGKKVETDAQGIALFPDGLPGGTYKAEVTGYRTGTAPKIVTDSATVMIGSLPSDPAIVRIEGSSATHASGKAYFTNLLDSVQQLLTEKQVPFQIVNFSFGKYIKSVGSDADSWLYAIHRDGKWVIPMVGMADYSLQPGEEAVIYYGGFDAQYNPTTYLIDSVTLNPAQPKANESFTVTVTKTNGFDAPVPAAGVLVKVGDLTATTDSQGVATFAGLAEGTFTLDISGYAAGGAPTVVHTAQTITILPKSGGTGTGSEPVIYLTVIGDKDMGTIVSTSMALRSGDTAYSVLIRALGADRVESSGSGPTAYVRGIDGLKEFDRGPLSGWMYAVNGSYLNSGAATATLKAGDKVSWRYTLNGGTDLRSEAGATTAAATALGGTALTEAVKELGLSYDNKKPISAFGKTAVVLNADKKMSAAAAESLHKELASNKVFVEKLVFADTFATVADAKAEVQLNVPAGALKKVTGLKVSELPAEEAKRSELVSPMYEFGPAGLSFEMPVELSIKVPSAADNLDQWALVWLNEQTNEWIPIPAVIDAETGVVTGMVNHFTKFAVIDKSKLPAADRGYSAEDISQAIERASGWLKNGTELSDWSAYALSKAGAAVPDDYTSRVAAMLKEKNGTFRNVTDYERLALSVQAAGGNPESIGGFNLIERIYNNERMEVQGSNGPIYALLALNGGAYRVPAEAKWTTAKLLQWILDVQNADGSWPLVKGEAGNPDLTGAALAALSPYKERTEVANAMEKAVKWLGSVQAEDGGFALEGTENAESTAQVIWGLSVSGYDPLGGLHFKTGGKSMLAYLLGLQLENGAFPHTRGGDAEVMATEQALLALGAYKAYLNPAGPAQAAPASQPAAPAYADQADIASWALPFVQKASVYGIMEGTGGAAPAFEPKKPVTRIQFAAMLLRLLGEAPSAETKTAFADVPVDSWYAGYVAKAVAKGIASGVGEDRFAPDAAISRQEMAIMLARALKLEASGNGAGGFADLADAYPGSAAYIQAVAEKGLMEGGESGRFMPRDSATREMAAVVAVRAYELTKKP; this is translated from the coding sequence ATGAAGAGATGTACCTATTTAAAAAAGACCGGCCTGATCCTGCTGAGCTGGTGCCTGCTGCTGTCCGTGCTGGGCGGGACGCCGTCTGCGTATGCGGACGAAGCGGGTAAGGGGCAGATCACGGTCCCGCAAGCGATGGAGGACGCGGCACGTTATATCATGACCGTGGACGGAAACGCGTTGACGGACTGGGACGCCTATGCGCTGGCGAAAGCCGGGAAGCCGGTTCCGGTCTCGTATTTGGCGGCGATCAGCGCCCAACTGGAGCAAAACGGCGGCCGCTACAGCAACGTCACCGACTATGCCCGGATTGCGCTGGGCGTGAAAGCGGCGGGAGGCAACCCGGAGCAGATTGCGGCCGGCAAGACGACGCTGAATTTTATCCAAAGCATTTATGATAACGATGCGATGACGGCGCAGGGCACGAACGGCGCGATTTACTCGCTGCTTGCCCTGAGCAGCGGTACATACGGCATTCCGCAAAACGCGAAATGGAGCGCCGATAAAATCGCAGCCTGGCTGATCCAGCAACAAAATGAGGACGGCGGCTGGCCGCTTGCGGCCGGTGGAGTGAGCAGCGTAGATATTACCGCATCCGCCATCGGCGCATTGTCCGCATACAAATCGCTGCCCGGCGTACAGCAGGCGATTGACGAAGGCGTCGACTGGCTGTCGGCAGTCCAACTGACGAACGGCGGTTTTTCGGAAAAGGGGATCGGCGAAAGCTCGGAGAGCGCCGCGCAGGTGATCATGGCGTTGTCCGCCGCCGGCGTCGACGCCCGCAGTACGGACTTTACGAAGGCAGGCGGCAATCCGCTCAGCTATTTGTTCAGCTACCGGCAAAGCGACGGCGGGTTCGCCCATGTGACCGGCGGCCCTTCCGGCGCGGGAGCGACCGGGCAGTCCTTGATGGCGCTGGCCGCCTATGAGGCGTTTACCGGCGGCAACAGCGGATCGTATGAAGCCGTCCTAAGCTCCGGCAATGGAGGAACGACCGGGGCTGTGAACGCTGCCGTCCGTGTCGTCGGGCCGGACAAAGTGATCGCCGATGGCTACGCTACGGCAAAGACCGCTTACGAGGCGGTAACCCAGGTGTTAAAAATTGCGGGTATCAAATATGAAGAAACGCCGGAGCATTTTTTCTTATCGGTAAACGGGATTTCCGGCAGCGGCGGCACTTATTGGTATTATAACGTCAAGCGACAAGGCGTATGGGATTACACCAACACCAACATGCTCGGCTTGTATGATTACGAGCTGCGCAGCGGCGACGAAATTTATTTGTACTACAGCGGATATGATACCGCGCTGGTCAAGTCGATCGAGGTTACTCCGGCGCTGCCGGTGGCCGGCCAAGCGTTCCAGGTGAAGGTGCAGCAGTCGGTGTGGAACTGGGTGTACAACCGGGAAGACGTAACCGTGGCATCCAGCGTTTATGTGGAGCTCGGCGGCAAAAAGGTGGAAACGGACGCCCAAGGCATAGCGCTGTTCCCGGACGGTCTTCCCGGCGGCACGTATAAGGCGGAAGTAACGGGATACCGCACCGGAACGGCTCCGAAAATCGTCACGGACTCCGCGACGGTGATGATCGGCTCGCTTCCTTCCGATCCGGCCATCGTCCGGATCGAAGGTTCTTCGGCGACACATGCGTCCGGAAAAGCTTATTTCACGAATTTGCTGGATAGCGTCCAGCAGCTGCTGACCGAGAAGCAGGTCCCTTTCCAAATCGTTAATTTCAGCTTCGGAAAATATATTAAATCGGTCGGGTCGGATGCCGATTCCTGGCTTTATGCCATCCATCGCGATGGCAAATGGGTCATTCCGATGGTGGGGATGGCGGATTACTCGCTTCAACCGGGCGAGGAAGCCGTTATCTATTACGGCGGATTCGACGCGCAATACAATCCGACGACGTACCTGATCGATTCGGTCACGCTGAATCCTGCGCAGCCGAAAGCGAACGAATCGTTCACCGTGACGGTGACCAAAACGAACGGCTTTGATGCGCCGGTTCCGGCCGCAGGGGTTTTGGTCAAAGTCGGGGATTTGACGGCGACGACGGACAGTCAGGGCGTCGCAACGTTTGCCGGACTGGCCGAAGGAACCTTCACGCTCGATATTTCCGGGTATGCTGCCGGAGGGGCGCCGACCGTCGTTCATACGGCGCAGACGATCACCATTCTGCCGAAATCGGGCGGCACGGGAACAGGCAGCGAACCGGTCATCTATTTAACCGTCATCGGGGACAAAGATATGGGGACGATTGTCTCGACATCGATGGCGCTGCGCAGCGGCGATACGGCATATTCCGTGTTGATTCGCGCGTTGGGCGCGGACCGTGTTGAGTCGTCCGGTTCGGGTCCGACGGCTTACGTGCGGGGCATCGACGGGCTGAAGGAGTTCGACCGGGGGCCGCTCAGCGGTTGGATGTACGCGGTCAACGGCAGCTACCTCAACTCGGGAGCCGCTACCGCCACGTTAAAAGCTGGAGATAAAGTATCCTGGCGTTATACGCTGAACGGCGGGACCGATTTGCGGAGCGAAGCGGGGGCAACCACAGCGGCGGCGACCGCACTTGGCGGTACGGCGCTGACCGAGGCGGTCAAGGAGCTGGGGCTTTCCTACGATAATAAGAAGCCGATCAGCGCCTTCGGAAAGACTGCCGTCGTCCTGAATGCCGATAAGAAAATGTCGGCGGCAGCCGCAGAATCGCTCCACAAAGAGCTGGCATCCAACAAGGTGTTCGTCGAGAAGCTGGTGTTTGCCGATACTTTTGCGACGGTGGCGGATGCAAAAGCGGAAGTTCAGCTGAATGTGCCGGCCGGCGCGCTTAAAAAAGTAACCGGATTGAAGGTGAGCGAGCTTCCTGCGGAGGAAGCGAAACGCAGCGAGCTTGTCTCGCCTATGTACGAATTCGGGCCGGCGGGGCTTTCCTTTGAAATGCCGGTGGAACTTTCGATCAAAGTGCCGAGCGCTGCGGATAACCTCGATCAATGGGCGCTCGTGTGGCTGAACGAGCAGACGAACGAGTGGATTCCGATTCCGGCCGTCATCGATGCCGAAACGGGCGTCGTGACCGGAATGGTCAACCATTTTACGAAATTCGCCGTTATCGATAAGTCGAAACTGCCGGCAGCGGACAGAGGATATTCGGCTGAAGATATCAGCCAGGCTATCGAGCGCGCGTCGGGGTGGCTGAAGAACGGAACGGAGCTTAGCGACTGGTCCGCTTACGCACTAAGCAAGGCGGGAGCGGCCGTTCCGGACGATTACACGTCTCGCGTCGCGGCCATGCTGAAGGAGAAAAACGGAACGTTCCGCAACGTCACCGATTACGAAAGATTGGCGCTCAGCGTACAGGCTGCAGGGGGCAATCCGGAATCGATCGGAGGGTTCAATCTGATCGAGCGTATTTATAACAACGAACGTATGGAAGTGCAGGGAAGCAACGGTCCGATTTACGCGCTGCTTGCCTTGAACGGCGGGGCGTACCGCGTGCCTGCCGAAGCGAAATGGACGACAGCGAAGCTACTGCAGTGGATACTCGATGTGCAAAATGCGGACGGCAGCTGGCCTCTCGTGAAAGGCGAGGCGGGGAATCCCGATTTGACTGGAGCGGCGTTGGCTGCACTCAGCCCTTATAAAGAGCGTACGGAAGTCGCAAACGCCATGGAAAAAGCGGTGAAATGGCTCGGCTCCGTTCAGGCGGAGGACGGAGGTTTTGCGCTGGAAGGGACGGAGAATGCCGAGAGCACGGCCCAGGTGATCTGGGGGCTTTCGGTCAGCGGATACGATCCACTGGGCGGTTTGCACTTCAAGACCGGCGGCAAAAGCATGCTGGCCTACTTGCTCGGACTGCAGCTGGAAAACGGCGCATTCCCGCATACGCGCGGCGGGGACGCAGAGGTGATGGCGACCGAGCAGGCTTTGCTCGCGCTGGGTGCTTACAAGGCATACCTGAACCCTGCGGGCCCGGCTCAAGCTGCCCCGGCCTCGCAGCCGGCAGCGCCGGCATACGCCGATCAGGCGGATATCGCATCCTGGGCGCTGCCGTTCGTGCAGAAAGCGTCCGTTTACGGGATCATGGAAGGAACGGGCGGGGCGGCTCCTGCTTTTGAGCCGAAAAAGCCGGTGACGCGCATCCAGTTTGCAGCCATGCTGCTGCGTTTGCTGGGCGAGGCGCCTTCGGCCGAGACGAAAACGGCGTTTGCCGACGTTCCGGTTGACTCGTGGTACGCGGGTTACGTCGCGAAAGCTGTCGCCAAAGGCATCGCAAGCGGAGTCGGCGAGGACCGCTTCGCTCCGGATGCAGCCATTTCGCGCCAGGAGATGGCGATCATGCTGGCCCGGGCGCTGAAGCTCGAAGCTTCCGGCAACGGGGCGGGCGGATTCGCCGATTTGGCGGATGCGTACCCGGGCTCCGCAGCGTACATCCAGGCCGTCGCGGAAAAAGGGCTGATGGAAGGCGGCGAGTCCGGGCGGTTTATGCCGCGCGACTCGGCCACCCGCGAGATGGCGGCGGTCGTAGCCGTAAGAGCTTATGAATTGACAAAAAAGCCGTAA